From one Candidatus Poribacteria bacterium genomic stretch:
- the tcuA gene encoding FAD-dependent tricarballylate dehydrogenase TcuA, giving the protein MDTEVWTQVIVVGAGNAALSAAVAARERGADVVVLEKAPRQHRGGNSALTVHMRFPYEGMDDLTPLLSGISSADLSRMADRIGRYTSADYYDDIMSVTEGRSEPELAEILVAEAASVVRWMSSYGHTWVPTYANPVSANVVSFNGGGYGLQEQWFRTAEQQGISVHYDTSAIGLLQDSQGRVTGVRTKTSQGHRNFHGGAVVLACGSFESSPEMRARHLGPDWERVKLRGVPYNTGDGLTMAMERGALPYGSWSSCHASPQDLNRPPFDVPGPDIRGDFWSRYSYPFGIMVNLGGHRFIDEGETWRGLTYAKIGRAILAQPQGIALQIFDRKHRELEVIRGYEKATGFEANTLEHLAQQLDISDIPAFIHTVHKFNATVQQGEFNPFHLDGKSAVGITPPRSNWALPIDTPPFEGFPVVCGMTFTFGGLRITSEAQVVHTMGYPIPGLYAAGEMVGGLWHGNYPSGAGMMAGTVFGRISGTNAAEEALQTNR; this is encoded by the coding sequence ATGGATACTGAAGTTTGGACACAAGTAATCGTGGTTGGGGCTGGCAACGCTGCCCTTTCAGCAGCAGTAGCGGCACGGGAGCGGGGCGCAGATGTCGTCGTGCTAGAGAAGGCACCGCGTCAACACCGAGGCGGAAACAGTGCGTTGACCGTGCACATGCGGTTTCCTTATGAGGGCATGGACGATTTGACACCGCTGCTGTCCGGCATATCTTCGGCAGACCTGAGCCGTATGGCTGACCGGATCGGCCGGTACACTTCCGCTGACTACTACGACGACATTATGAGCGTGACAGAAGGCAGGAGCGAGCCGGAACTCGCGGAGATTTTGGTCGCTGAAGCTGCTTCGGTTGTCCGGTGGATGAGTTCCTATGGACACACTTGGGTTCCAACTTATGCCAACCCGGTTTCTGCCAACGTGGTATCATTCAACGGTGGCGGCTATGGTCTCCAAGAACAGTGGTTTAGGACAGCTGAGCAGCAAGGGATATCTGTCCATTACGACACCAGCGCAATCGGTTTACTACAGGATTCCCAAGGCAGGGTGACAGGGGTACGGACGAAAACATCTCAGGGTCATCGTAACTTTCACGGTGGGGCGGTGGTTTTGGCTTGTGGCAGCTTTGAGTCAAGTCCGGAAATGCGCGCCCGGCACCTCGGTCCTGACTGGGAGAGGGTAAAACTGCGGGGCGTTCCCTACAACACCGGCGACGGACTCACTATGGCAATGGAGCGTGGGGCACTACCTTATGGGAGTTGGTCGAGTTGCCACGCCTCACCTCAGGATCTGAATCGTCCGCCCTTCGACGTTCCCGGCCCCGACATCAGAGGCGATTTCTGGAGTCGTTATTCCTATCCCTTCGGGATTATGGTCAATCTTGGCGGGCATCGATTCATAGACGAGGGCGAAACTTGGCGCGGACTTACTTATGCAAAGATTGGGAGAGCCATTCTCGCCCAACCGCAAGGTATAGCGCTCCAAATTTTTGATCGCAAACATCGAGAGTTGGAGGTTATCCGGGGGTACGAAAAAGCCACCGGCTTCGAGGCAAACACCCTAGAACATCTGGCACAACAGTTGGACATCTCAGACATCCCAGCATTCATCCACACTGTGCACAAATTTAACGCCACTGTCCAGCAGGGCGAATTTAACCCTTTTCACCTAGACGGGAAAAGTGCTGTCGGTATCACTCCACCTCGAAGTAACTGGGCGCTTCCCATAGACACGCCTCCCTTTGAGGGCTTTCCGGTGGTATGTGGGATGACATTCACTTTTGGCGGTCTGCGCATTACGTCCGAGGCACAGGTAGTCCACACCATGGGCTACCCCATTCCCGGTCTCTATGCTGCTGGCGAGATGGTGGGCGGACTGTGGCACGGAAATTACCCCTCCGGGGCCGGGATGATGGCCGGCACGGTTTTCGGGCGTATTTCTGGGACAAACGCTGCTGAGGAAGCACTTCAAACCAACAGATGA